Proteins from a genomic interval of Diaphorobacter sp. HDW4A:
- a CDS encoding Lrp/AsnC family transcriptional regulator, whose protein sequence is MQLDKKDWQILEALQLDARQSLAALGKQIGLSQPAMSERVRKLEDAGVIEGYSARVNLRKLGVGLAAIIRIQTNHAGIAPYLQLFESMPEVLEVDRLTGQDCFIVRCAIAEPADLERVVDALAVNGSVTTSLVLSSPVRKWVTVGALRGG, encoded by the coding sequence ATGCAACTCGACAAGAAAGACTGGCAGATTCTCGAGGCCCTCCAGCTCGACGCCCGCCAAAGCCTGGCTGCGCTCGGCAAACAAATAGGCCTGTCCCAACCCGCCATGAGCGAGCGCGTGCGCAAATTGGAAGACGCTGGCGTGATCGAGGGCTACAGCGCCCGTGTGAATCTGCGCAAACTCGGAGTAGGTCTGGCCGCCATCATCCGCATCCAAACCAACCATGCGGGCATCGCACCCTATCTCCAACTCTTCGAGTCCATGCCCGAAGTTCTGGAGGTCGACCGCCTGACCGGACAAGACTGCTTCATCGTGCGCTGCGCGATTGCAGAGCCCGCCGATCTGGAGCGGGTTGTGGATGCACTGGCGGTGAATGGATCGGTGACTACTTCGTTGGTGTTGTCAAGTCCGGTGAGGAAGTGGGTGACGGTGGGGGCGTTGAGAGGCGGTTAA
- a CDS encoding glutathione S-transferase, giving the protein MQLIGMLDSPYVRRVAISLRLLGVPFEHRSLSVFSTFEQFSQINPVVKAPTLVTEDGVVLMDSTLILQWVEPLASRRLTPVDTTERLRDLRVTGLALAVCEKVVQIVYEQQLRPSEKQHQPWLDRVDRQLHAAYEALEAEVLSAGLVADVALLTHGSIAAAVAWSFTQLVLPGRLVPTASPSLARFAEAAEKLDVFRACPQVSVAN; this is encoded by the coding sequence ATGCAACTCATTGGAATGCTCGATTCGCCCTATGTGCGACGCGTGGCGATTTCGTTGCGGCTTTTGGGGGTGCCGTTTGAGCATCGGTCGCTCTCGGTATTCAGCACCTTCGAGCAGTTCAGCCAGATCAATCCGGTCGTGAAGGCGCCAACGCTGGTGACCGAAGATGGGGTGGTTTTGATGGATTCCACTTTGATTCTGCAGTGGGTCGAGCCATTGGCGTCACGGAGGCTCACGCCTGTGGATACTACGGAGCGGTTACGCGATTTGCGGGTGACCGGGCTTGCGCTTGCGGTGTGTGAGAAGGTGGTGCAGATCGTATACGAGCAGCAGCTGCGGCCGTCGGAGAAGCAGCATCAGCCGTGGCTGGATCGGGTGGATCGACAGCTGCATGCGGCGTATGAAGCCCTTGAAGCGGAAGTATTGAGCGCGGGTCTGGTGGCGGATGTGGCGCTGCTCACGCATGGGTCGATTGCAGCGGCTGTGGCGTGGAGCTTTACGCAACTGGTGTTGCCGGGCAGGTTGGTGCCGACGGCCTCTCCGTCGCTTGCTCGGTTTGCCGAGGCGGCTGAGAAACTGGATGTGTTTCGGGCCTGTCCACAAGTGAGTGTTGCCAATTGA
- a CDS encoding helix-turn-helix domain-containing GNAT family N-acetyltransferase, translating to MTNKTSLVDSIRAASREMVRELGFMESTLASTSYSPSAVHTLMEVAAQGAMTSAQLVGFLGLDKSSVSRMVGKLVAWGEVAEEAASDDGRAKQLSLTAKGRRTVEKIHAFGQMQVVNALSHMNPSQQQAVAQGLAAYADGLKAHRLGSGLSKQNAPEIRTGYQPGLVGRVAEMHATFYSAHSGFGQFFESKVASGVAEFAGRLSEPCNRVWTANLNGRIVGSLAVDGDDLGDNKAHLRWFILDDGCRGTGVGRQMMAEAMNFCDIRGFAETHLWTFKGLDAARKLYESCGFQLVHEEEGSNWGTPVTEQQFVRVASSA from the coding sequence ATGACAAACAAAACATCCTTGGTGGACTCGATCCGCGCTGCTTCTCGTGAGATGGTGCGAGAGTTGGGGTTTATGGAGTCAACCTTGGCGTCAACCAGCTATTCGCCCTCCGCCGTGCATACGTTGATGGAGGTGGCTGCGCAAGGTGCAATGACCTCGGCGCAACTGGTGGGGTTTCTTGGGCTGGACAAGTCGAGCGTGAGCCGCATGGTGGGCAAGCTGGTGGCGTGGGGCGAGGTGGCAGAGGAAGCGGCCAGTGACGATGGTCGGGCCAAGCAGCTGAGCCTGACGGCGAAGGGACGGCGAACGGTCGAGAAGATCCATGCGTTTGGGCAGATGCAGGTGGTGAATGCGCTCAGCCACATGAACCCGTCGCAGCAGCAGGCGGTGGCGCAGGGGCTTGCGGCGTATGCGGATGGGCTCAAGGCGCATCGCTTGGGCTCCGGGCTTTCAAAGCAGAATGCGCCAGAGATCCGCACCGGATACCAGCCCGGGCTGGTCGGACGGGTGGCGGAGATGCATGCGACGTTTTACTCGGCGCACTCGGGCTTTGGGCAGTTTTTCGAGAGCAAGGTGGCCAGTGGTGTGGCTGAGTTTGCGGGGCGTCTGTCCGAGCCGTGCAACCGGGTGTGGACGGCGAACTTGAATGGCCGGATTGTCGGCTCGCTCGCCGTTGACGGGGATGACTTGGGCGACAACAAGGCGCATCTGCGCTGGTTCATTCTGGATGACGGCTGTCGCGGCACGGGCGTGGGGCGGCAGATGATGGCCGAGGCTATGAACTTCTGCGACATTCGCGGCTTTGCCGAGACACATCTGTGGACCTTCAAGGGGCTGGATGCGGCGCGCAAGCTGTATGAGTCGTGCGGTTTTCAACTGGTACATGAGGAAGAGGGCTCGAACTGGGGGACGCCGGTGACGGAGCAGCAATTTGTGAGAGTAGCTTCGAGTGCCTGA
- a CDS encoding SDR family oxidoreductase, which produces MTTAPAFAPEYVAPHGLLKNKTALVTAAAGAGIGFAAARRCAEEGCKAVFISDVHERRLAEAVAQIKAETGLTNVYGKLCDVSKEDQVQALINEADETLGGIDLLINNAGMGTSCKVVDMSDDEWHKVIDITLTGTFRMTRAALKAMQPRGKGVIVNNASVLGWRAQTEQAHYAAAKAGVMAFTRCSALEAAPHGVRINAVAPSIAIHAFLKKSASEELLAKLSEKEAFGRGAEPWEVANVMIFLASDYSSYMTGEVVSVSSQRA; this is translated from the coding sequence ATGACCACCGCTCCAGCCTTCGCCCCCGAATACGTCGCTCCGCACGGACTGCTCAAGAACAAGACCGCGTTGGTCACGGCGGCTGCCGGTGCAGGGATCGGATTTGCAGCGGCACGCCGTTGTGCCGAAGAGGGCTGCAAGGCGGTGTTCATCTCCGACGTGCACGAGCGTCGTCTGGCTGAGGCTGTGGCACAGATCAAAGCCGAGACCGGGCTGACCAACGTCTACGGCAAGCTCTGCGATGTAAGCAAGGAAGACCAGGTCCAGGCGCTGATCAACGAAGCGGACGAAACGCTGGGCGGCATCGACTTGCTGATCAACAACGCAGGCATGGGCACAAGCTGCAAGGTGGTCGACATGTCGGACGACGAGTGGCACAAGGTCATCGACATCACGCTGACCGGCACTTTCCGGATGACGCGCGCAGCGCTCAAGGCGATGCAGCCGCGCGGCAAGGGCGTGATCGTGAACAACGCTTCGGTGCTGGGCTGGCGCGCGCAGACCGAGCAGGCGCACTACGCGGCAGCCAAGGCGGGGGTGATGGCGTTCACTCGCTGCTCGGCGCTGGAAGCTGCGCCGCACGGCGTGCGCATCAACGCGGTGGCGCCTTCGATCGCGATCCACGCGTTTCTCAAGAAGTCGGCCTCGGAAGAGCTGCTGGCCAAGCTATCGGAAAAGGAAGCCTTCGGCCGTGGCGCCGAGCCATGGGAAGTGGCAAACGTGATGATCTTCCTTGCCAGCGACTACTCCTCGTACATGACGGGCGAGGTGGTGTCGGTCAGCTCGCAGAGGGCCTGA
- a CDS encoding MaoC family dehydratase: protein MSFHSVQSIVDAVGTSLGATEWLTITQERINQFADATGDHQWIHVDPERAKNGPFGVCVAHGYLTMSLANLFLPQLARFDGLKMGVNYGCDKVRFPAPVRVNSRVRGVGEVIAATPMGDNGVQAHIRITVEVEHQDKPGTVVETISRLHF from the coding sequence GTGTCGTTCCATTCGGTGCAGTCGATTGTGGACGCCGTGGGCACATCGCTAGGCGCGACCGAATGGCTGACGATCACCCAGGAACGCATCAACCAGTTTGCCGACGCTACCGGCGACCACCAGTGGATCCACGTCGATCCCGAGCGCGCGAAGAACGGCCCGTTCGGTGTCTGCGTGGCGCATGGCTATCTGACGATGTCGCTGGCAAATCTGTTTTTACCGCAGCTCGCGCGCTTTGACGGTTTGAAGATGGGCGTGAACTACGGCTGCGACAAGGTGCGGTTTCCTGCACCAGTGCGTGTGAATTCGCGCGTTCGCGGTGTGGGCGAGGTGATCGCCGCCACGCCGATGGGCGACAACGGGGTGCAGGCGCATATCCGCATCACCGTGGAAGTGGAGCATCAGGACAAACCCGGAACTGTCGTCGAAACGATCAGTCGGCTCCATTTTTGA
- a CDS encoding acetyl-CoA C-acyltransferase — MKDAVIVSTARTPIGKAFRGAFNDTEAPVLGGHVIRAALDKVKVQGEDVGDVILGIAAQQGTQGYNLGRLCGYTAGLPDSVGGMVIDRMCASGLMSIATAAKSIMVGEYDVAVAGGLESISLVQNKHKNSFRAQSKAVLAAKPTAYIQMIETAELVSQRYGISREAQDEYSLRSQQRVAAAQAKGLFDDEIAPLTSVKQLFDKEGNVTGTEEVTLTKDEGNRGDTTLESLAKLKPVWKNGQWVAEGQFITAGNASQLSDGASASVLMSANEARERGLTPMGIFRGMAVAGCRADEMGIGPVFAIPKLLKQHGLGVKDIDLWEINEAFACQVIHCRDTLGIPDDRLNVNGGAISIGHPFGMSGARLVGHALLEGRRRGARYAVVSMCIGGGMGAAGLFEIQ, encoded by the coding sequence ATGAAGGACGCAGTCATCGTTTCGACAGCGCGCACCCCCATCGGCAAGGCGTTTCGCGGGGCATTCAATGACACGGAGGCCCCGGTGCTGGGCGGCCACGTGATCCGCGCGGCGCTCGACAAAGTGAAGGTGCAGGGCGAAGACGTCGGCGATGTGATTCTGGGCATCGCGGCCCAGCAGGGCACCCAGGGCTACAACCTGGGCCGCCTGTGCGGCTACACGGCCGGTCTGCCGGATTCGGTGGGCGGCATGGTGATCGACCGCATGTGCGCTTCGGGCCTGATGAGCATCGCCACTGCGGCCAAGAGCATCATGGTGGGTGAGTACGACGTGGCCGTGGCAGGCGGTCTCGAGTCCATTTCGCTGGTGCAGAACAAGCACAAGAATTCGTTCCGTGCACAGTCCAAGGCGGTTCTGGCGGCCAAGCCCACGGCCTACATCCAGATGATCGAAACCGCTGAACTGGTGAGTCAGCGCTACGGCATCAGCCGCGAGGCGCAGGACGAGTACTCGCTGCGCAGCCAGCAGCGCGTGGCGGCGGCGCAGGCCAAGGGACTGTTCGATGACGAGATTGCGCCGCTCACCTCGGTCAAGCAATTGTTCGACAAGGAAGGCAACGTCACCGGTACGGAAGAGGTCACGCTGACCAAGGACGAGGGCAACCGCGGCGACACGACGCTGGAAAGCCTGGCCAAGCTCAAGCCTGTGTGGAAGAACGGCCAGTGGGTTGCCGAAGGCCAGTTCATCACGGCGGGCAATGCATCGCAGCTCTCCGACGGTGCGAGCGCCAGTGTGCTGATGAGCGCCAACGAGGCGCGTGAACGTGGTCTGACGCCAATGGGCATCTTCCGCGGCATGGCCGTGGCAGGTTGCCGCGCGGACGAGATGGGCATTGGCCCGGTGTTCGCGATTCCGAAACTGCTCAAGCAACATGGTCTCGGTGTGAAGGACATCGACCTCTGGGAAATCAACGAGGCTTTCGCTTGCCAGGTGATCCATTGCCGCGATACGCTGGGTATTCCCGATGACCGTTTGAACGTCAATGGTGGTGCAATCTCCATAGGTCATCCCTTTGGCATGTCGGGTGCGCGACTGGTGGGTCATGCGTTGCTCGAAGGCCGTCGTCGTGGTGCACGCTACGCGGTGGTCAGCATGTGCATCGGCGGTGGCATGGGTGCTGCTGGCCTGTTCGAGATTCAGTGA
- a CDS encoding helix-turn-helix transcriptional regulator, producing the protein MMESTFARMSFATYTSPSMACVLKDVPVFDKAIPARPVTVQSDFVSAEQFSQLTSLLYEAAMDTEGWRPFLDQLRKLLSGNYASLIVRPCNADDVGLIVSAAGERREIPSGNPKIAMSPFRGLVTDRVVTVNDVMSDSEWRASAYYTDWCKDLNVYHVLAADVATKDGCVYGLRIVRPESDVNFNKQEKDFCSMVLPHLKRALNLHLAVNQDRQVISLYSRAMAQLMVGVVILDQNGVVIETNPAATGILDMQDGLKVTGGMLEANYANDNRKLQRLIRDALMHTQVSRLSMTEGMSVSRQSGQLNWGVVVQSISPDEWTEGKQRPSVAVFVRDTGGKADPPVKLAQQLFQLTPAETSLAIQLANGLSLEEAAEALNIRRNTARAHLRSIFSKTGVRRQTELVRIFLNSVAWLGNK; encoded by the coding sequence ATGATGGAAAGCACCTTCGCCAGAATGAGTTTTGCGACGTATACATCTCCGAGCATGGCTTGCGTGCTCAAGGATGTTCCCGTATTTGACAAGGCCATCCCCGCACGCCCGGTGACGGTGCAGTCGGATTTCGTCTCGGCAGAGCAGTTCAGCCAGCTGACCAGCCTGCTGTACGAGGCCGCGATGGACACCGAGGGCTGGCGGCCATTTCTCGACCAGCTACGCAAGCTGCTCAGCGGCAACTACGCATCGCTGATCGTGCGCCCTTGCAATGCCGATGATGTGGGCCTGATCGTCTCGGCTGCCGGTGAGCGGCGCGAGATTCCCTCCGGCAATCCCAAGATCGCGATGAGCCCGTTTCGCGGCCTGGTGACAGATCGGGTGGTGACGGTGAACGACGTCATGTCCGATTCGGAATGGCGCGCTTCGGCCTACTACACCGACTGGTGCAAGGATCTCAACGTTTACCACGTGCTGGCCGCCGACGTGGCGACCAAGGACGGCTGTGTTTATGGTCTGCGTATCGTTCGCCCGGAGAGCGACGTCAATTTCAACAAGCAGGAAAAGGACTTCTGCAGCATGGTGCTGCCGCACCTGAAGCGTGCGCTGAACCTGCACTTGGCCGTCAATCAGGACCGTCAGGTGATCTCGCTCTACAGCCGTGCGATGGCGCAGCTCATGGTCGGCGTGGTCATCCTCGATCAGAACGGGGTGGTGATCGAGACCAATCCAGCCGCCACCGGCATTCTCGACATGCAGGATGGCCTGAAGGTGACGGGCGGCATGCTCGAAGCCAACTATGCCAACGACAACCGCAAGCTGCAACGCCTGATCCGCGATGCGTTGATGCACACCCAGGTTTCGCGCCTGAGCATGACCGAGGGGATGTCGGTGAGCCGCCAATCGGGTCAGCTCAATTGGGGGGTGGTGGTGCAGAGCATCTCACCCGACGAATGGACAGAAGGCAAGCAGCGCCCCAGCGTGGCGGTCTTCGTGCGGGACACCGGCGGCAAGGCCGATCCACCAGTCAAGCTCGCGCAGCAACTGTTCCAGCTGACGCCGGCCGAGACATCGCTGGCTATCCAGTTGGCCAATGGCCTGTCTCTGGAGGAGGCCGCAGAAGCGCTCAACATCCGCCGCAACACGGCGCGCGCGCATTTGCGTTCGATCTTTTCCAAGACAGGCGTGCGTCGCCAGACCGAACTGGTGCGCATTTTCCTCAACAGTGTTGCCTGGTTGGGGAATAAGTAA
- the panD gene encoding aspartate 1-decarboxylase, whose amino-acid sequence MTRVMLRAKLHRATVTEADLHYEGSCGIDEDLLEAADMREFEKIELYNVNNGERFSTYIIKAARGSGAISLNGAAARRAHVGDLLIICTYSPVDDSQVDLWKPKVVLLGENNRIQEIKKI is encoded by the coding sequence ATGACCAGAGTCATGCTGCGCGCCAAACTCCATCGCGCAACAGTCACAGAAGCGGATCTGCACTACGAAGGTTCCTGCGGGATCGACGAAGACCTGCTGGAAGCCGCCGACATGCGCGAGTTCGAAAAGATCGAGCTCTACAACGTCAACAACGGCGAGCGTTTCTCCACCTACATCATCAAAGCCGCGCGCGGCTCCGGTGCGATTTCATTGAATGGCGCTGCCGCACGCAGGGCGCACGTGGGAGATCTGCTGATCATCTGCACTTACTCACCCGTCGACGATTCGCAGGTTGATCTCTGGAAGCCGAAAGTTGTACTGCTTGGTGAAAATAACCGGATTCAAGAAATCAAGAAGATTTGA
- a CDS encoding GMC family oxidoreductase encodes MNTPFDYIIIGAGSAGGTLAARLSEDARNRVLLLEGGGTHKDLLVDMPSGWGQMIYNPKYSWGHKTEPERWAGGRAISLPRGKRLGGSSSINGMIYVRGDRADFDNWAALGAKGWSYAELLPYFVRTENQLSDQPAFRSTSLHGRGGPLTAADVPDPQPVTQAMVRAAIEAGLPACADFNNGHPNGAGVFQTNVKNGRRSSIARNAIEPAMARKNLDVRTQMLVTRIFIENGRAVGVAWRDERGGLHEACAGKEVLLCAGALQSPQLLMLSGIGPAEHLREMGIEVQVDLPGVGANLQDHAIVPMSWRMKPGTPSFNKSLRGIGIAASLAKYLVTRTGAMAMPGSEFAAWFSSDPGLPYNDIQIHGLPVTGDIEAFMRDGKTYRTEAFPGMTMAPYQVRPYSRGELKLRSRQPEDMASVRMNYLHDERDRKALLHGIRVAMKIAQQPALAGLIEEQTRPKAHVQSDDELLDWLGMYLGSGHHASGTCRMGDANDPLAVVTPDLKLRGVQGLRVIDASVMPHLVSGNTNAPTVVIGDKGADLVLGKPALAALTGIQTAVA; translated from the coding sequence ATGAACACCCCCTTCGACTACATCATCATCGGCGCAGGTTCGGCCGGTGGCACGCTGGCCGCGCGCCTGAGCGAGGACGCGCGCAACCGCGTGCTGCTACTCGAGGGCGGCGGCACGCACAAGGATCTGTTGGTCGACATGCCCTCGGGCTGGGGCCAGATGATCTACAACCCCAAGTACTCGTGGGGCCACAAGACCGAGCCCGAGCGCTGGGCGGGCGGACGCGCGATCTCGCTGCCGCGCGGCAAGCGGCTGGGTGGCTCGTCGTCGATCAACGGCATGATCTACGTGCGCGGCGACCGCGCGGATTTCGACAACTGGGCGGCGCTAGGCGCCAAGGGCTGGAGCTATGCAGAGCTGCTGCCGTACTTCGTGCGCACCGAAAACCAGCTCAGCGATCAGCCCGCGTTTCGCAGCACATCGCTGCATGGAAGGGGGGGACCGCTGACCGCCGCCGACGTGCCCGATCCGCAGCCGGTGACACAGGCCATGGTGCGCGCGGCCATCGAGGCCGGTTTGCCCGCCTGTGCTGATTTCAACAACGGACATCCCAACGGTGCGGGCGTCTTCCAAACCAATGTGAAGAACGGCCGCCGCTCGTCCATCGCCCGCAACGCCATCGAGCCCGCGATGGCGCGCAAGAATCTCGACGTGCGCACGCAGATGCTGGTCACGCGCATCTTCATTGAAAACGGCCGCGCCGTGGGCGTCGCCTGGCGTGACGAGCGCGGCGGCCTGCACGAGGCGTGCGCGGGCAAAGAGGTGCTGCTCTGCGCGGGTGCGCTGCAGTCACCGCAGCTGCTGATGCTCTCGGGCATTGGCCCGGCGGAGCATCTGCGCGAGATGGGAATTGAGGTGCAGGTTGATCTGCCGGGCGTCGGTGCAAACTTGCAGGATCACGCCATCGTTCCCATGTCCTGGCGCATGAAACCCGGCACTCCTAGCTTCAACAAGTCGCTGCGCGGCATCGGCATTGCGGCGTCGCTGGCCAAGTATCTGGTCACGCGCACCGGCGCGATGGCCATGCCGGGCTCCGAGTTCGCGGCGTGGTTCAGCAGCGATCCCGGCCTCCCGTACAACGACATCCAGATCCACGGCCTGCCCGTGACCGGCGACATCGAGGCCTTCATGCGCGACGGCAAGACCTATCGCACCGAAGCTTTTCCTGGCATGACGATGGCGCCATACCAGGTGCGCCCGTATTCGCGCGGCGAACTCAAACTGCGCAGCCGCCAGCCCGAAGACATGGCCAGCGTGCGCATGAACTATCTGCACGATGAGCGCGACCGCAAGGCCTTGCTCCACGGCATTCGGGTGGCGATGAAGATAGCGCAACAGCCCGCGCTGGCCGGGTTGATCGAGGAGCAGACGCGGCCCAAAGCCCATGTCCAAAGCGACGACGAACTGCTCGACTGGCTGGGCATGTACCTCGGCTCGGGCCACCACGCCAGCGGCACCTGCCGTATGGGCGATGCAAACGATCCGCTGGCCGTCGTCACGCCCGACCTCAAGCTGCGCGGCGTGCAGGGCCTGCGGGTGATCGATGCGTCGGTCATGCCGCATCTGGTCTCGGGCAACACCAACGCACCGACCGTGGTGATCGGCGACAAGGGCGCGGATCTGGTGCTTGGGAAGCCAGCGCTTGCGGCCTTAACCGGCATCCAGACTGCGGTGGCTTGA
- a CDS encoding MFS transporter, translating to MSQMTHFNRSRRYMLVLLTALSAVTFMDRQILAVLLQPIKQEFGFSDLQIGLITGLGFAITFGLLGIPMGRLADRVERRSLVAWCRGIGGGIAALGALATGSSGLTASRGGAALGDAGGGAASMSMLADLYAPHERSRVMSIFGMGGSAGAMLALLAGPVLAELWGWRVTMALVGLASVVLACVLRWTVGEPQRSAAGQGGTKAASAAEAGSIKKTTAVLQIWREPVTRWLIVGAACALFANLSFGAWNTALLARRFDLSLRDAGWISAGAALFAVSGALISGWLTDKLAQRDQRWQIGVPVVALSISTVFGLGYLLTGTQQFALTMVLLMGYALFSPWWAAPTYAALSLIVPSSRRATASAMVLMSGALLGNGLGPIVAGLLSDFYNGIRPGDGLRLALLTMGCFMLPSVFAFSRAMAHYPQAYRLAHAPAV from the coding sequence ATGAGTCAGATGACACACTTCAACCGCTCCCGCCGCTACATGCTGGTACTGCTGACCGCGCTTTCCGCAGTGACCTTCATGGACCGCCAGATCCTCGCCGTACTGCTGCAGCCGATCAAGCAGGAGTTCGGTTTTTCTGACCTGCAGATCGGCCTGATCACCGGGCTCGGCTTTGCAATCACCTTCGGGCTGCTCGGCATTCCAATGGGCCGGCTTGCGGACCGCGTCGAGCGCCGCAGCCTCGTGGCCTGGTGCCGTGGCATCGGCGGCGGCATTGCGGCGTTGGGCGCATTGGCGACGGGATCGAGCGGGCTCACCGCCTCGCGCGGTGGTGCGGCGTTGGGTGATGCGGGCGGTGGCGCGGCCTCCATGTCCATGCTGGCCGATCTGTACGCGCCGCATGAGCGCTCGCGTGTGATGAGCATCTTCGGCATGGGCGGCAGTGCGGGTGCGATGCTCGCTTTGCTCGCCGGGCCCGTGTTGGCCGAGCTTTGGGGGTGGCGGGTGACTATGGCGCTGGTAGGGCTGGCGAGTGTGGTGCTGGCCTGTGTGCTGCGCTGGACAGTGGGCGAGCCACAGCGCAGCGCGGCTGGACAGGGTGGCACCAAGGCGGCGTCTGCGGCCGAGGCTGGCTCGATCAAGAAAACAACCGCCGTGCTGCAGATCTGGCGCGAGCCGGTCACGCGCTGGCTCATCGTCGGCGCGGCCTGCGCGTTGTTTGCCAATCTGTCGTTCGGCGCATGGAACACCGCACTGCTCGCACGCCGGTTCGATCTATCGCTGCGCGACGCCGGCTGGATCTCTGCTGGCGCAGCGCTTTTTGCGGTGAGCGGCGCACTGATCTCGGGCTGGCTTACCGACAAACTGGCTCAGCGTGACCAGCGTTGGCAGATTGGCGTGCCGGTCGTTGCGCTGTCCATCTCCACCGTGTTCGGGCTTGGCTATCTGCTCACCGGAACGCAGCAGTTTGCGTTGACCATGGTGCTGCTCATGGGCTACGCGCTGTTTTCGCCATGGTGGGCGGCACCCACTTATGCCGCTCTGAGCCTCATCGTTCCGTCATCACGCAGAGCCACGGCCAGCGCCATGGTGCTGATGTCTGGCGCGCTGCTGGGCAATGGCCTCGGCCCCATTGTCGCGGGCCTGCTCAGCGACTTCTATAACGGCATCCGCCCCGGCGACGGTCTGCGTCTGGCACTGCTCACCATGGGCTGCTTCATGTTGCCCAGCGTGTTTGCCTTCTCGCGGGCTATGGCGCATTACCCACAGGCCTACCGATTGGCCCACGCTCCTGCGGTTTGA
- a CDS encoding EthD domain-containing protein, translating to MKNSVWKMIYLARRNPTLAREQFPETWRSHSALGKQCKNVGQRVKAVAQCSRVLDDALPSTLSRDYDGVNLMVLADRDSGDAIWRDPETLAIMRPDEPRVFADYVRNFSMLCEQHVLRGDGEGAVYPQRDAVILIGFLQREPAFTMAQPVPASLPAPWSTGGLNAAHRIVCNTLDAPAPVGYEYGYIVEWWFDTVKAAQEAALALSDANEAFGDCVFMLTQVTHSRP from the coding sequence ATGAAAAATTCCGTCTGGAAAATGATCTACCTCGCGCGCCGCAACCCCACGCTCGCGCGCGAACAATTCCCCGAAACCTGGCGCTCGCACTCCGCTTTAGGCAAGCAATGCAAGAACGTAGGCCAACGCGTCAAGGCTGTAGCCCAGTGCTCGCGCGTGTTGGACGATGCACTGCCCAGTACGCTCAGCCGCGACTACGACGGCGTGAACCTCATGGTCCTCGCCGACCGCGACTCCGGCGACGCCATCTGGAGAGACCCCGAAACCTTGGCCATCATGCGCCCCGACGAACCCCGCGTGTTCGCCGACTATGTGCGTAATTTCTCGATGCTCTGCGAACAGCACGTGCTGCGCGGCGATGGAGAGGGCGCGGTCTATCCGCAGCGCGACGCGGTGATCCTCATCGGCTTCTTGCAGCGCGAGCCCGCGTTCACCATGGCTCAACCAGTCCCCGCCAGCCTGCCCGCACCATGGAGTACAGGAGGACTCAACGCAGCGCACCGCATCGTCTGCAACACGCTAGACGCCCCCGCTCCCGTGGGCTACGAATACGGCTATATCGTGGAATGGTGGTTTGATACTGTCAAAGCAGCGCAAGAGGCTGCTCTGGCGCTGAGCGATGCGAACGAGGCCTTTGGCGACTGCGTGTTCATGCTCACACAAGTAACGCACAGCCGCCCCTGA